From Sphingomonas hengshuiensis, one genomic window encodes:
- the yghU gene encoding glutathione-dependent disulfide-bond oxidoreductase, which produces MADAPDPANNQPAGYVPPKVWTWEPGNGGQFANINRPTSGATHDKPLPVGTHPLQLYSLGTPNGVKVTILLEELLAAGHAGAEYDAWKINIGEGDQFGSGFVAINPNSKIPALVDRSVDPVQPVFESGAILIYLAEKFGAFLPTSGPQRAATLSWLMWQMGSAPFLGGGFGHFFAYAPIKIQYAIDRYAMEVKRQLHVLDTHLAGHEYMAGDTYTIADIAIWPWYGAIARGEAYPGSTEFLSVHEYTHFNRWVAQVGDREAVQRGRLVNRGMGPEDQRVPERHAASDIDAVRDRMRASA; this is translated from the coding sequence ATGGCCGACGCCCCCGATCCCGCGAACAATCAGCCCGCCGGCTATGTGCCGCCGAAGGTCTGGACCTGGGAGCCCGGCAATGGCGGTCAGTTCGCCAATATCAACCGCCCGACCTCCGGCGCGACGCATGACAAGCCGCTTCCGGTCGGCACGCACCCGCTGCAACTCTATTCGCTGGGCACGCCCAACGGGGTGAAGGTCACCATCCTGCTGGAAGAGCTGCTCGCCGCCGGCCATGCGGGGGCCGAATATGATGCATGGAAGATCAACATCGGCGAGGGCGACCAGTTCGGCAGCGGCTTTGTCGCAATCAATCCGAACTCGAAGATCCCGGCGCTGGTCGATCGCTCGGTCGATCCCGTCCAGCCGGTGTTCGAAAGCGGTGCGATCCTGATCTACCTCGCCGAGAAGTTCGGCGCCTTCCTGCCCACATCCGGGCCGCAGCGCGCTGCGACGCTGAGCTGGCTGATGTGGCAGATGGGCTCGGCGCCGTTCCTGGGCGGCGGCTTCGGCCATTTCTTCGCCTATGCCCCGATCAAGATCCAGTACGCGATCGATCGCTATGCGATGGAAGTGAAGCGCCAGCTCCATGTCCTCGACACGCATCTGGCTGGACACGAATATATGGCGGGCGACACCTACACCATCGCCGACATCGCGATCTGGCCCTGGTATGGCGCAATCGCGCGGGGTGAGGCCTATCCGGGGTCCACCGAGTTCCTGAGTGTCCACGAATACACCCACTTCAATCGCTGGGTCGCGCAGGTCGGCGATCGCGAGGCGGTGCAGCGCGGGCGGCTTGTCAATCGCGGCATGGGGCCGGAGGACCAGCGCGTGCCCGAACGCCATGCGGCGAGCGACATCGATGCGGTGCGGGATCGGATGCGCGCTTCCGCCTGA
- the plsY gene encoding glycerol-3-phosphate 1-O-acyltransferase PlsY — protein MGDIIWAGPVAALVLGYLLGSIPFGVLLTRAAGAGDLRQIGSGNIGATNVLRTGRKGLAAATLLLDMAKGAAAVLIAEALFPGTAVLAGLGAFFGHCYPVWLKFRGGKGVATLMGIVVALHWPSGLVYAAVWLGVLAGLRISSLAGMTAAISAPVSAAFFGKIGLVPLLLALALVVIWKHRENIERLLSGTEPRIGKKRG, from the coding sequence GTGGGCGACATCATCTGGGCCGGGCCGGTAGCGGCGCTTGTCCTGGGCTATCTTTTGGGTTCGATCCCGTTTGGCGTGCTGCTGACCCGCGCCGCCGGGGCGGGCGACCTGCGCCAGATCGGCTCGGGCAATATCGGCGCGACCAATGTGCTGCGCACCGGGCGCAAGGGGCTGGCGGCGGCGACGCTGCTGCTCGACATGGCCAAGGGCGCGGCGGCGGTGCTGATCGCCGAGGCGCTGTTCCCTGGAACTGCCGTGCTGGCCGGGCTCGGGGCGTTTTTCGGCCATTGCTATCCGGTGTGGTTGAAGTTTCGCGGGGGCAAGGGCGTCGCGACGCTGATGGGGATCGTCGTCGCGCTGCACTGGCCGTCGGGGCTGGTCTATGCCGCGGTCTGGCTGGGGGTGCTGGCCGGTCTGCGCATTTCGTCGCTCGCGGGCATGACCGCCGCGATCAGTGCGCCGGTGAGCGCCGCGTTCTTCGGGAAGATCGGGCTGGTGCCGCTGTTGCTCGCGCTCGCGCTGGTCGTGATCTGGAAGCATCGCGAGAATATCGAGCGGCTGCTGAGCGGGACCGAACCGCGCATCGGCAAGAAGCGTGGATGA
- the nrdR gene encoding transcriptional regulator NrdR, whose amino-acid sequence MRCPFCGNEDSQVKDSRPTEDGAAIRRRRQCEACAARFTTFERIQLRDLTVVKSQANSSELRREPFERDKLVRSVTLAARKRPVTSAQIERMVSGIQRQLETLGDAEIPSQRIGELVMEGLKGLDSVAYIRFASVYKDFREAKDFEEFAGNVSDAGKA is encoded by the coding sequence ATGCGCTGCCCCTTCTGCGGAAACGAAGACAGCCAGGTCAAGGATAGCCGCCCGACCGAAGACGGCGCGGCGATCCGTCGCCGCCGCCAGTGCGAAGCATGCGCGGCGCGCTTCACGACGTTCGAGCGCATCCAGCTTCGCGACCTGACCGTCGTCAAGAGCCAGGCCAATTCCTCCGAACTGCGCCGCGAGCCGTTCGAGCGCGACAAGCTGGTCCGATCGGTCACCCTCGCCGCACGCAAGCGCCCGGTGACCTCGGCACAGATCGAGCGGATGGTGTCGGGTATCCAGCGCCAGCTGGAGACGCTGGGCGACGCCGAAATCCCGTCGCAGCGCATCGGCGAGCTGGTGATGGAGGGCCTCAAGGGCCTCGATTCGGTCGCCTATATCCGCTTTGCCAGCGTCTATAAGGACTTCCGCGAAGCCAAGGACTTTGAGGAGTTCGCCGGCAATGTGAGCGACGCGGGGAAGGCATGA
- a CDS encoding GIY-YIG nuclease family protein — protein MENGEQGGWVYIMANRYRGTMYAGVTAHLAERMHQHRSDEGSEFCKQYGLNRLVWAEHAPSITDCIAQEKRLKRWRREWKFALIERANPEWCDLYDQIR, from the coding sequence ATGGAAAACGGGGAACAAGGCGGCTGGGTCTACATCATGGCCAATCGCTACCGGGGGACGATGTATGCCGGCGTCACCGCGCATCTTGCAGAACGGATGCACCAGCACCGCAGCGACGAAGGTTCCGAATTCTGCAAACAATATGGCCTGAACCGCCTTGTCTGGGCCGAGCACGCGCCGTCGATCACAGACTGCATCGCCCAGGAGAAACGCCTGAAACGCTGGCGGCGGGAATGGAAATTCGCGCTGATCGAGCGCGCCAACCCGGAGTGGTGCGACCTGTACGACCAAATCCGGTGA
- the rpsD gene encoding 30S ribosomal protein S4 gives MSKRHSAKHKLDRRMGENIWGRPKSPVNKREYGPGQHGQRRKGKMSDFGIQLRAKQKLKGYYGDITEKQFKRSYEDASRMKGDTGQNLIGLLEMRLDMIVYRAKFAPTIFAARQLVNHGHVRVNGEKCNIGSRRIKVGEEVSLSTKAQEMALVMEAQSLSERDIPDYVVPDGASKITFTRVPQLDEVPYPVKMEPNLVVEFYSR, from the coding sequence ATGTCGAAGCGCCATAGCGCCAAGCATAAGCTCGATCGCCGGATGGGCGAAAACATCTGGGGCCGTCCGAAGTCCCCGGTGAACAAGCGCGAATACGGCCCGGGCCAGCACGGCCAGCGCCGCAAGGGCAAGATGTCGGACTTCGGCATCCAGCTTCGCGCGAAGCAGAAGCTCAAGGGCTATTACGGCGACATCACCGAGAAGCAGTTCAAGCGCAGCTATGAAGATGCGTCGCGGATGAAGGGCGATACCGGCCAGAACCTGATCGGCCTGCTCGAAATGCGCCTCGACATGATCGTCTATCGCGCCAAGTTCGCCCCGACGATCTTCGCCGCGCGCCAGCTCGTCAACCACGGCCATGTCCGCGTCAACGGCGAGAAGTGCAACATCGGCTCGCGCCGGATCAAGGTTGGCGAGGAAGTATCGCTGAGCACCAAGGCGCAGGAAATGGCGCTGGTGATGGAAGCGCAGAGCCTGTCCGAGCGCGACATCCCCGATTACGTGGTGCCGGACGGCGCGTCGAAGATCACCTTCACGCGCGTTCCCCAGCTCGACGAAGTCCCCTATCCGGTGAAGATGGAGCCGAACCTGGTCGTCGAGTTCTACTCGCGCTGA
- the hemA gene encoding 5-aminolevulinate synthase, with product MDYARVFNQAIDRLHAEGRYRVFIDVLRNKGAYPNARCFAGHNGPKPITVWCSNDYLAMGQHPKVIAAMEEALHDVGAGSGGTRNIGGNTHYHIELEAELADLHGKEGALLFTSGYVSNEATLATLGKLMPGCIVYSDELNHASMIAGIRNAGCEKRVFRHNDLAHLEELLAADDPAAPKLIAFESVYSMDADIAPIAEICDLADQYNALTYLDEVHAVGMYGARGGGISERDGVADRINIIEGTLGKAFGVMGGYIAADQVIIDVIRSYAPGFIFTTSLSPVLVAGVLASVRHLKSSNVEREGQQAAAATLKALMADAGLPVLPSTTHIVPLMVGDPVKAKKISDVLLAEYGVYVQPINYPTVPRGTERLRFTPGPAHSEAMMRELVDALVEIWGRLELELRLAA from the coding sequence ATGGACTATGCGCGGGTTTTCAACCAGGCGATCGACCGGCTCCACGCCGAAGGCCGATACCGCGTGTTCATCGACGTGCTGCGCAACAAGGGTGCCTATCCCAATGCGCGCTGCTTCGCCGGGCATAACGGGCCGAAGCCGATCACGGTGTGGTGCTCGAACGACTATCTCGCCATGGGCCAGCATCCCAAGGTGATCGCCGCGATGGAAGAGGCGCTGCACGATGTCGGCGCGGGCTCGGGCGGCACGCGCAATATCGGCGGCAACACGCATTACCATATCGAGCTGGAGGCCGAACTGGCCGACCTGCACGGCAAGGAAGGCGCGCTGCTCTTCACCTCGGGCTATGTGTCGAACGAAGCGACGCTGGCGACGTTGGGCAAGCTGATGCCGGGCTGCATCGTCTATTCGGACGAGTTGAACCACGCATCGATGATTGCGGGCATCCGCAATGCCGGCTGCGAGAAGCGCGTGTTCCGCCACAACGACCTCGCGCATCTCGAAGAGCTGCTCGCCGCCGACGATCCCGCCGCGCCAAAGCTGATCGCGTTCGAAAGCGTCTATTCGATGGACGCAGACATCGCCCCGATCGCCGAAATCTGCGACCTGGCCGACCAGTATAACGCGCTGACCTATCTCGACGAAGTCCATGCCGTCGGCATGTACGGCGCGCGCGGCGGCGGCATTTCGGAGCGCGACGGCGTCGCCGATCGCATCAACATCATCGAAGGCACGCTGGGCAAGGCGTTCGGGGTGATGGGCGGCTATATCGCCGCGGACCAGGTCATCATTGACGTGATCCGCAGCTATGCGCCCGGCTTCATCTTCACCACCTCGCTGTCGCCGGTGCTCGTCGCGGGCGTGCTGGCGAGCGTGCGCCACCTCAAGAGCTCGAACGTCGAGCGCGAGGGCCAGCAGGCGGCGGCGGCGACGCTGAAAGCGTTGATGGCCGATGCCGGGCTGCCGGTGCTGCCCTCGACGACGCATATCGTCCCGCTGATGGTCGGCGATCCGGTCAAGGCAAAGAAGATCAGCGACGTGCTGCTCGCCGAGTACGGCGTGTACGTCCAGCCGATCAACTACCCCACCGTCCCGCGCGGCACCGAACGCCTGCGCTTCACCCCCGGCCCTGCGCATAGCGAAGCGATGATGCGCGAGCTGGTGGACGCGCTGGTGGAGATCTGGGGCCGGTTGGAGCTGGAATTGCGGCTGGCGGCGTAA
- the glyA gene encoding serine hydroxymethyltransferase, whose amino-acid sequence MSTNPQSAGLQPDGFFTRGLAETDPAIAAGIAHELDREQHQIELIASENIVSKAVLEAQGSVFTNKYAEGYPGKRYYQGCHPSDEVETLAIERAKQLFGCGFANVQPHSGAQANGAVMLALTKPGDTIMGLSLDAGGHLTHGAKAAMSGKWFNAVQYGVDPDTHLIDFDQVRALAKANSPRLIIAGGSAYPRIIDFAQFRAIADEVGALFMVDMAHFAGLVAGGAHPSPFEHAHVVTTTTHKTLRGPRGGMVMTNDEAIAKKINSAVFPGLQGGPLMHVIAAKAVAFGEALQPDYKRYIAAVVENAKVLAATLNERGANLVSGGTDTHLALVDLTPLGVTGKDADEALERAGITCNKNGIPNDPLPPMKTSGIRVGSPAGTTRGFGSGEFREIGNMIADVLDGLRAKGEAGDPQVEAAVGARVRALCERFPIYGG is encoded by the coding sequence ATGAGCACCAATCCGCAGAGCGCAGGGCTTCAGCCCGACGGCTTCTTCACGCGCGGCCTTGCCGAAACCGATCCTGCGATCGCCGCCGGTATCGCCCATGAACTGGACCGCGAGCAGCACCAGATCGAGCTGATCGCGAGCGAGAATATCGTGTCGAAGGCGGTGCTGGAGGCGCAGGGCTCGGTCTTCACCAACAAATATGCCGAGGGCTATCCCGGCAAGCGCTATTACCAGGGCTGCCACCCCTCCGACGAAGTCGAGACGCTGGCGATCGAGCGGGCCAAGCAGTTGTTCGGCTGCGGCTTCGCCAACGTCCAGCCGCATTCGGGCGCGCAGGCGAACGGCGCGGTGATGCTCGCGCTGACCAAGCCGGGCGACACGATCATGGGGCTGAGCCTCGATGCCGGCGGCCATCTTACCCACGGCGCGAAGGCGGCGATGAGCGGCAAATGGTTCAACGCGGTGCAATATGGCGTCGACCCCGACACCCATCTGATCGATTTCGACCAGGTCCGCGCGCTGGCCAAGGCCAACAGCCCGCGGCTGATCATCGCGGGGGGCTCGGCCTATCCGCGCATCATCGATTTCGCCCAGTTCCGCGCGATCGCGGATGAAGTCGGCGCGCTGTTCATGGTCGACATGGCGCATTTCGCCGGGCTCGTCGCGGGCGGCGCGCATCCCTCGCCGTTCGAGCATGCGCATGTCGTGACCACCACCACGCACAAGACGCTGCGCGGCCCGCGCGGCGGCATGGTGATGACCAATGACGAAGCGATCGCCAAGAAGATCAACAGCGCGGTGTTCCCCGGGCTCCAGGGCGGGCCGCTGATGCACGTGATCGCCGCCAAGGCGGTCGCGTTCGGCGAAGCGCTCCAGCCGGATTACAAACGCTATATCGCCGCAGTGGTGGAGAACGCCAAGGTGCTCGCCGCGACGCTGAACGAGCGCGGCGCGAACCTGGTGTCGGGCGGCACCGACACGCATCTGGCGCTGGTCGACCTCACCCCGCTGGGCGTGACCGGCAAGGATGCCGACGAAGCGCTCGAGCGTGCCGGCATCACCTGCAACAAGAACGGCATCCCCAACGACCCGCTGCCGCCGATGAAGACCAGCGGCATCCGCGTCGGCTCGCCGGCAGGCACGACTCGCGGCTTCGGCTCGGGCGAGTTCCGCGAGATCGGCAACATGATCGCAGACGTGCTCGACGGCTTGCGCGCCAAGGGCGAGGCAGGCGATCCGCAGGTCGAAGCGGCAGTGGGCGCCCGCGTCCGCGCGCTGTGCGAGCGGTTCCCGATCTATGGCGGCTGA
- the rpiB gene encoding ribose 5-phosphate isomerase B: MSRRIALASDHAAYAMKAELAEWLRGLGHDVLDLGTNGPDSVDYPDYGYKLGTAIAQGEAEIGVALCGSGIGISIAVNRIPAARCALVSEPLSASLARQHNDANVIALGARLIGTEMAKACITAFLETPFLGGRHAGRVDKLSQTQRTPV; the protein is encoded by the coding sequence ATGTCACGCCGCATCGCCCTCGCCTCCGATCATGCCGCCTACGCCATGAAGGCCGAACTCGCCGAATGGTTGCGTGGACTCGGCCATGACGTGCTCGATCTGGGCACCAATGGTCCCGACAGCGTCGATTACCCCGATTATGGCTATAAACTCGGCACCGCGATCGCCCAGGGCGAGGCCGAAATCGGCGTCGCGCTATGCGGATCGGGGATCGGCATTTCGATCGCAGTCAATCGCATTCCCGCCGCCCGCTGCGCGCTGGTGTCCGAACCGCTTTCGGCCAGCCTTGCGCGCCAGCATAACGATGCCAATGTCATCGCGCTCGGCGCGCGGCTGATCGGCACCGAAATGGCCAAGGCGTGCATCACCGCTTTCCTCGAAACCCCCTTCCTCGGCGGTCGCCACGCGGGTCGCGTCGACAAGCTGAGCCAGACGCAAAGGACCCCGGTATGA
- the dprA gene encoding DNA-processing protein DprA: MDDARTARLRLLRSANVGPVTYAQLIARFGTAEAALEALPMLAARGGGRAPRIADAGAVAREIAAVERLGARYLFSDDADYPALLAETETAPPALIVRGLIDLLARSTVAIVGARNASAAACRFARQLALGLGDAGVTVVSGLARGIDTAAHVGSLGSGTVGVIASGIDIAFPPENAELQERVAREGLLLAEQPPGTEPLARFFPSRNRIIAGVALGTVVVEAAPRSGSLITARIAAEAGRDVMAVPGSPLDPRAQGCNLLIREGATLVQNADDVLEMIRPLDPRAVRAPGARWGGPPPEDASDADRRIVTGLLGPVPVGVDELIRQSRLAPAVVQTVLLELELGGRLERHAGGRVSLG, translated from the coding sequence GTGGATGACGCGCGTACGGCGCGGCTGCGGCTGCTCCGTTCGGCCAATGTCGGACCCGTCACCTATGCCCAGCTGATCGCGCGCTTCGGCACGGCGGAGGCGGCGCTGGAGGCCTTGCCGATGCTGGCGGCGCGCGGCGGCGGGCGGGCGCCGCGGATCGCCGATGCGGGCGCGGTCGCGCGCGAGATCGCGGCGGTCGAACGGCTGGGCGCGCGCTATCTGTTCAGCGACGATGCCGATTATCCCGCGTTGCTCGCCGAGACGGAGACTGCGCCGCCGGCGCTGATCGTGCGCGGGCTGATCGACCTGCTGGCGCGCAGTACGGTGGCGATCGTCGGCGCACGCAACGCCTCCGCCGCCGCCTGCCGCTTCGCGCGCCAGCTTGCACTGGGGCTCGGCGATGCGGGGGTGACGGTGGTGTCGGGCCTCGCACGCGGGATCGATACGGCGGCGCATGTCGGATCGCTGGGCAGCGGCACGGTGGGGGTGATCGCGAGCGGGATCGATATCGCTTTCCCGCCGGAAAATGCCGAATTGCAGGAGCGCGTGGCACGCGAGGGGCTGCTGCTCGCCGAACAGCCGCCGGGCACCGAGCCGCTGGCGCGCTTCTTCCCCTCGCGCAACCGGATCATCGCCGGGGTCGCGCTGGGGACCGTGGTGGTCGAGGCGGCACCGCGATCGGGCAGCCTGATCACCGCACGCATCGCCGCCGAGGCGGGGCGCGATGTGATGGCCGTCCCCGGATCGCCGCTCGATCCGCGCGCGCAGGGATGCAATTTGCTGATCCGCGAAGGCGCGACGCTGGTGCAGAATGCCGACGACGTGCTGGAGATGATCCGCCCGCTCGATCCGCGCGCGGTCCGCGCGCCCGGCGCGCGATGGGGCGGCCCCCCGCCGGAGGACGCCAGCGACGCCGATCGCCGCATCGTGACCGGGCTGCTGGGTCCGGTGCCGGTGGGCGTGGACGAGCTGATCCGCCAGTCGCGGCTGGCGCCTGCGGTGGTGCAGACGGTGCTGCTCGAGCTGGAACTGGGCGGGCGGCTGGAGCGGCATGCGGGGGGGCGGGTGAGTTTGGGGTGA
- a CDS encoding class I SAM-dependent methyltransferase, protein MSIAAQAGDQKSLMDDVYALHRHFYDFTRKFYLLGRDRLIGELAPPPGGTVLEVGCGTARNLIVAAKRWPEARFYGFDISEAMLDTARKSVAKAGLGDRITLAQGDAGAFDVRALFGLAQVDRVFMSYTLSMIPPWIEAIEQGARVLAPGGSLHIIDFGQYERLPALAKRLHFKSLNDFHVFPRRELPAVLKRVAEAEGLAMDFTPLWRGYAWSGGLRRG, encoded by the coding sequence ATGAGCATCGCTGCGCAGGCGGGCGACCAGAAATCGCTGATGGACGATGTCTATGCGCTGCATCGGCATTTCTACGACTTCACGCGCAAATTCTATTTGCTGGGCCGAGACCGGCTGATCGGCGAACTGGCGCCGCCGCCGGGGGGAACCGTGCTCGAAGTGGGATGCGGCACGGCGCGCAACCTGATCGTCGCGGCGAAGCGCTGGCCCGAGGCGCGCTTCTATGGCTTCGACATCAGCGAGGCGATGCTCGACACCGCGCGCAAATCGGTGGCGAAGGCGGGGCTGGGCGACCGGATCACGCTGGCGCAGGGCGATGCGGGGGCGTTCGACGTGCGGGCATTGTTCGGGCTGGCACAGGTCGACCGCGTGTTCATGAGCTATACGCTGTCGATGATCCCGCCCTGGATCGAGGCGATCGAGCAGGGCGCGCGGGTGCTGGCGCCGGGCGGGAGCCTGCACATCATCGATTTCGGGCAATATGAGCGGCTGCCCGCGCTGGCCAAGCGGCTGCACTTCAAGTCGCTCAACGACTTCCACGTATTCCCGCGGCGCGAGCTGCCTGCGGTGCTGAAGCGCGTGGCGGAGGCAGAAGGGCTGGCGATGGACTTCACGCCGCTGTGGCGCGGCTATGCGTGGAGCGGGGGGCTGCGGCGCGGGTAG
- a CDS encoding RNA methyltransferase, whose translation MNPVIVLVRPQLGENIGKAARAMLNFGLTELRLVSPRDGWPNPGAGPAASGADIVLERAQLFDSVADAVADCAHVYATTVRKRGVTKPVVTPEAAAAEVRARAERSAILFGPERSGLDTDDVALARTILTVPINPEFGSLNLAQAVILVAYEWSKHAPSDADGHAALASPPTTDLGSPAPQEELEGMIEQLEGMLDGAGYYFPPERAPTSRRTLRTLLTKPAWTSQEVRTVRGVLSALAGRKQHRAEEA comes from the coding sequence ATGAACCCCGTCATCGTCCTGGTCCGCCCGCAGCTCGGCGAGAATATCGGCAAGGCCGCGCGCGCAATGCTCAATTTCGGGCTGACCGAGCTGCGACTGGTGTCGCCGCGCGACGGCTGGCCTAATCCGGGCGCGGGCCCGGCGGCAAGCGGCGCGGACATCGTGCTCGAACGGGCGCAGCTGTTCGACAGCGTCGCCGATGCCGTCGCCGACTGCGCGCATGTCTATGCGACCACGGTGCGCAAGCGCGGCGTCACCAAGCCGGTGGTCACCCCCGAGGCTGCAGCTGCGGAGGTGCGCGCGCGGGCGGAGCGTTCGGCGATCCTGTTCGGGCCGGAGCGTTCGGGGCTCGACACCGACGATGTCGCGCTGGCCCGCACGATCCTGACGGTGCCGATCAACCCCGAATTCGGGTCGCTCAATCTGGCGCAGGCCGTGATCCTGGTCGCCTATGAATGGTCGAAACACGCCCCGAGCGATGCAGACGGGCACGCCGCGCTCGCCAGCCCGCCGACCACCGACCTCGGCTCGCCCGCCCCGCAGGAGGAGCTGGAGGGGATGATCGAGCAACTGGAGGGCATGCTCGACGGCGCCGGCTATTATTTCCCCCCCGAGCGCGCGCCCACCAGCCGCCGCACGCTGCGCACGCTGCTGACCAAGCCCGCCTGGACCTCGCAGGAAGTCCGCACCGTGCGCGGTGTGCTGTCGGCGCTGGCGGGGCGCAAGCAGCATCGGGCGGAAGAGGCCTGA
- the murI gene encoding glutamate racemase, with amino-acid sequence MPIPETTAPASDARPILFFDSGMGGLSVLAPTARLLPQAPLVYVADSAGFPYGTRSEAEIAARVPALLGRLAERFAPRLIVIACNTASTIALQHVRAALDIPIVGTVPAIKPAALLSRTRVIGVLGTEATVRQPYVDDLAARFAGDCRVLRHGSAELVALAEASLGGVAPDPGRLAAVLDGLLGQEGGERLDVVVNACTHFPLLEAELAAAAPRALTFVDGGAGIARRIAHLTTGQVWPAVRPAGRAVFTALDARTATLAPALARYGLASVESL; translated from the coding sequence ATGCCGATCCCCGAAACCACCGCCCCGGCATCCGATGCCCGCCCGATCCTGTTTTTCGATTCGGGCATGGGCGGGCTGTCGGTGCTCGCGCCGACCGCGCGGCTGCTGCCCCAGGCGCCTTTGGTCTATGTCGCCGATTCGGCGGGTTTTCCCTATGGCACGCGCAGCGAGGCGGAGATTGCCGCGCGCGTGCCCGCGCTGCTCGGGCGGCTGGCCGAGCGATTCGCGCCGCGGCTCATCGTCATCGCGTGCAACACTGCCTCGACGATCGCGCTCCAGCATGTCCGCGCCGCGCTCGACATTCCGATCGTCGGCACCGTGCCCGCGATCAAGCCCGCCGCGCTGCTCAGCCGGACGCGAGTCATTGGTGTACTCGGCACGGAGGCGACGGTGCGCCAGCCTTATGTCGACGATCTGGCAGCGCGCTTTGCGGGCGACTGCCGCGTGCTGCGCCACGGCTCGGCGGAACTGGTCGCGCTGGCAGAGGCGTCGCTCGGCGGCGTCGCGCCCGATCCGGGGCGGCTGGCGGCGGTACTCGATGGTTTGCTGGGGCAGGAGGGCGGTGAGCGGCTCGACGTGGTCGTCAATGCCTGCACCCATTTCCCGCTGCTGGAGGCCGAACTCGCCGCTGCGGCGCCGCGCGCGTTGACGTTCGTCGATGGCGGGGCCGGGATTGCGCGGCGAATCGCCCATCTCACGACGGGCCAGGTCTGGCCGGCAGTGCGCCCGGCGGGGCGCGCGGTGTTCACGGCGCTGGATGCCCGCACCGCCACGCTCGCGCCCGCTCTTGCGCGCTACGGGCTGGCCAGCGTGGAGTCGCTTTAG
- a CDS encoding DUF3419 family protein yields MPSIAKTPKNGAVRGAVHRHEHLTKQGLLERAFTFAFRGLVYAQIWEDPEIDMEALEITPDSHVVTIASGGCNVYSYLTANPRKITAVDLNPAHIALNNLKQQAALHLPDYAAFRRFFGEADSAENIAAYKAYIRPHLDATSRAYWESRDLTGRRRITGFARGFYREGLLGKLIGFVHFMGRLYRIDPTQILKAQSIEEQRQIFETNYAPFFDKKALRWLVDQPAALFGFGIPPAQYDLLKADDSAGITGALKSRLRKLSCDFDIRDNFYAWQAFGRGYGKHEDAPLPPYLQRRHYETVRARADRVEIRHTNYADYLESMPAQSLDRYILLDAQDWMTDEQLTRIWSEITRTAKPGARVLYRTAAMPDVVKGHIPATLMDQWDYAPQDKLDDWTRRDRSSVYGATHVWTLKPHA; encoded by the coding sequence ATGCCTAGTATCGCCAAGACGCCGAAAAATGGCGCCGTGCGTGGCGCAGTGCATCGCCACGAGCATCTGACCAAGCAGGGGCTGTTGGAGCGCGCCTTCACCTTTGCGTTCCGCGGGCTGGTCTATGCCCAGATCTGGGAAGACCCCGAGATCGACATGGAGGCGCTGGAGATCACGCCGGACAGCCACGTCGTCACGATCGCGTCGGGCGGATGCAACGTCTATTCGTACCTGACCGCAAACCCGCGCAAGATTACCGCGGTCGACCTCAATCCCGCGCATATCGCGCTCAACAACCTCAAGCAGCAGGCGGCGCTGCACCTTCCCGATTATGCCGCGTTCCGGCGCTTCTTCGGCGAAGCCGACAGCGCGGAGAATATCGCGGCCTACAAGGCGTATATCCGCCCGCATCTCGACGCGACGTCGCGCGCCTATTGGGAGTCGCGCGACCTTACGGGCCGCCGCCGGATCACGGGCTTTGCGCGGGGATTTTATCGCGAGGGGTTGCTGGGCAAGCTGATCGGGTTCGTCCATTTCATGGGGCGGCTGTACCGGATCGACCCGACGCAGATACTGAAGGCGCAGTCGATCGAGGAACAGCGCCAGATCTTCGAGACCAACTATGCGCCGTTCTTCGACAAGAAGGCGCTGCGCTGGCTGGTCGACCAGCCCGCCGCCTTGTTCGGCTTCGGCATCCCGCCTGCGCAATATGACCTGCTCAAGGCCGATGACAGCGCCGGGATCACCGGCGCGCTCAAGAGCCGGCTTCGCAAGCTGTCGTGCGATTTCGACATAAGGGACAATTTCTACGCCTGGCAGGCGTTCGGGCGCGGCTATGGCAAGCATGAGGATGCGCCGCTGCCGCCCTATCTCCAGCGCCGGCATTACGAGACGGTGCGCGCGCGCGCCGATCGCGTCGAGATCCGGCATACCAACTATGCCGATTATCTGGAGAGCATGCCCGCCCAGTCGCTCGACCGCTATATCCTGCTCGATGCGCAGGATTGGATGACCGACGAGCAGCTGACGCGCATTTGGAGCGAGATCACCCGCACCGCAAAGCCCGGCGCGCGCGTGCTATATCGCACCGCGGCGATGCCGGACGTCGTCAAGGGGCACATACCCGCGACGCTGATGGACCAGTGGGACTATGCCCCGCAGGACAAGCTCGACGACTGGACGCGGCGCGATCGGTCGTCGGTGTACGGCGCGACGCACGTCTGGACGCTGAAGCCGCACGCATGA